The following coding sequences are from one Numenius arquata chromosome 29, bNumArq3.hap1.1, whole genome shotgun sequence window:
- the NCKAP5L gene encoding LOW QUALITY PROTEIN: nck-associated protein 5-like (The sequence of the model RefSeq protein was modified relative to this genomic sequence to represent the inferred CDS: substituted 1 base at 1 genomic stop codon): protein MHASESARCCCAWCHQGPGNPRAGSPVLPARGWRXRSRAPGTAAAAAPAPPRPRREGGAGPPPPPNNSAAGSGRDGAAAAAGTGPGAALSGVGRRPWEPRVTLRRDGAGDIPSEAVMSESVAKAAGDGSPAALSEMGTSHELLQRLRELEAENSALAQANENQRETYERCLDEVANHVVQALLNQKDLREECIKLKKRVFDLERQNQALSDLFQQKLQLSAGSLAQLPLHPVLVPSDALASPPSGSTEQPPPLLPSTRCIPPPEVPPSVPSGSPGLSPSGPPLDALSPFFKKKAQILEVLRKLEETDPLLGPLPASPGSPEPCTAPGWPPCPLWGPGAAGGCREAEGSPCSSPEEAAPPRGALLSALAERLLRGEGGCCRHNGEAPGGPPRQRHSEHPASLGLYALGEESLEGGFAPLSAGGGTNPLPSPPKVLKLPPPPGALHLSPQLTRASKIPCRGGNPEASPALSRRSSPDAPPEPGSPEPPAFPTPCTYEAAEQPPGPLGPPSSGERVATSPPSTRRGTGGSAPSRRPSKKPPEPGYLPFKERLAALGKLRGAESREPPGPGRPERGHGAESRPPPRGCLGGSLKHPEPAHGGEPLARCYSSGSMGEPGKAGGKGRSASGRTPPRVPLGPPAKAARSPHSSPTKLPTKAGAGKAGTPRGEEPAGAKAAGVPRKAPPATEPPGTGPPPGAASHSAIEEKVMKGIEENVLRLQGQERTPAGEAKGKAAGGLASWFGLRRSKLPALSRRGDGGRGREWAGTPGPLRREVKLAARKLEAESLNISKLMEKAEDLRKALREEHAFLQGLALEKGRPRGTPRSPGRLPVMYQEVTAETFMQQLLDRVDGKDVPYGSRLEHKRELCDLRQAPPDTKDPRLCRPPRNGIVGHLREPPDKVPDVGLRDELPLDESLSKSGTSQHFATCGSLTRTLDSGIGTFPPPDYGGVPAKSTPKPRGRPEPLPGAVLARPPAITKVPRKARTLEREVPSAEELLVAGKHRSAPACRPLPPPSPHGHHASPQDAGDDAGKPRRIQQSKNWTFPNAKVCGAADPFLCPPTGLEGLHRPALAPVCSPAGHRGASPEAPPPLPPTLSASSSRTPSASDVGDEGSTEARSRDGGHGPPGLEHSESLSDSLYDSLSSCGSQG from the exons ATGCATGCCAGTGAGAGTGCACGGTGCTGCTGTGCCTGGTGCCACCAGGGGCCCGGG AACCCCCGTGCCGGCTCCCCGGTGCTCCCAGCCCGGGGCTGGCGCTAGCGGAGCCGCGCACCgggaacggcggcggcggcggccccggctccTCCCCGGCCGCGGCGGGAAGGCGgagccgggccgccgccgcctcccaaCAATAGCGCGGCCGGGTCGGGCCGGGatggagccgccgccgccgccgggaccgGCCCCGGGGCCGCATTGAGCGGGGTCGGGCGGCGCCCCTGGGAGCCCCGG GTGACACTGCGGAGGGACGGGGCTGGGGACATCCCGAGCGAG GCAGTGATGTCGGAGAGCGTAGccaaggcagcaggagatgggagcCCCGCGGCACTCAGCGAGATGGGCACCAGCCATGAGCTCCTGCAGCGGCTGCGGGAGCTGGAG GCGGAGAACTCGGCCCTGGCCCAGGCCAACGAGAACCAGCGGGAGACGTACGAGCGCTGCCTGGACGAG gtCGCCAACCACGTGGTGCAGGCGCTGCTCAACCAGAAG gaccTGCGCGAGGAGTGCATCAAGCTGAAGAAACGGGTCTTCGACCTGGAACGCCAGAACCAGGCGCTGAGCGACCTCTTCCAGCAGAAGCTGCAGCTCTCGGCGGGGTCGCTGGCCCAG CTGCCGCTGCACCCGGTGCTGGTGCCCTCGGATGCCCTGGCCAGCCCCCCGTCAGGCTCCACTGAGCAGCCGCCCCCCCTGCTGCCCTCTACCCGCTGCATCCCTCCCCCGGAG gtgcccccgTCAGTGCCGTCAGGCAGCCCTGGGCTCAGCCCCAGTGGCCCCCCCCTGGATGCCCTCTCCCCCTTCTTCAAGAAAAAAGCCCAGATCCTGGAGGTGCTGCGCAAGCTGGAGGAGACGGACCCACTGCTGGGGCCCCTCCCGGCCTCCCCTGGCTCCCCGGAGCCCTGCACCGCCCCGGGCTGGCCCCCCTGCCCGCTGTGGGGGCCAGGGGCTGCCGGGGGGTGTCGGGAGGCCGagggcagcccctgctcctcGCCAGAGGAGGCTGCGCCACCGCGGGGGGCCCTGCTCAGCGCCTTGGCCGAGCGGCTGCTGCGAGGTGAGGGGGGGTGCTGCCGGCACAATGGTGAAGCCCCCGGTGGGCCCCCCCGGCAGCGGCACAGCGAGCACCCCGCTTCCCTGGGGCTCTACGCCCTGGGCGAGGAGAGCCTCGAGGGGGGATTTGCTCCACTCTCAGCCGGGGGGGGCACCAaccccctgccctcaccccccaAGGTGCTCAagctgccgcccccccccggggcgcTGCACCTCAGCCCCCAGCTCACCCGTGCCTCTAAAATCCCCTGCCGCGGTGGCAACCCCGAGGCCTCGCCGGCGCTCAGCCGCCGCTCCTCCCCCGACGCCCCCCCGGAGCCTGGCTCCCCTGAGCCCCCCGCCTTCCCTACGCCGTGCACCTACGAGGCGGCTGAGCAGCCCCCTGGGCCACTGGGACCCCCCAGCAGTGGCGAGCGGGTGGCCACCTCTCCCCCCAGCACCCGCCGTGGCACAGGCGGCtcggccccctcccgccgccccagCAAGAAGCCCCCTGAACCGGGCTATCTGCCCTTCAAGGAGCGACTGGCTGCCCTGGGCAAGCTGCGGGGGGCTGAGAGCCGTGAGCCCCCTGGCCCAGGACGGCCCGAGCGAGGTCACGGGGCGGAGTCGCGGCCCCCTCCCCGAGGGTGTTTGGGGGGCAGCCTGAAGCACCCCGAGCCGGCACATGGCGGGGAGCCCCTGGCCCGGTGCTACTCCTCTGGCTCCATGGGCGAGCCTGGCAAGGCGGGGGGCAAGGGTCGCTCTGCCAGTGGCAGGACCCCCCCACGGGTCCCCTTGGGCCCCCCTGCCAAGGCCGCCCGCagtccccacagcagccccaccaAGCTGCCCACCAAGGCGGGTGCCGGCAAAGCTGGGACACCACGGGGTGAGGAGCCAGCTGGCGCCAAGGCAGCGGGGGTCCCCCGCAAAGCCCCACCGGCCACCGAGCCCCCTGGCACAGGGCCGCCGCCGGGTGCTGCCAGTCACTCAGCCATTGAGGAGAAGGTGATGAAGGGCATCGAGGAGAACGTGCTGCGGCTGCAGGGGCAAGAGCGGACGCCGGCTGGCGAAGCCAAGGGGAAGGCGGCCGGTGGCTTGGCCAGCTGGTTTGGGCTGCGCCGCAGCAAGTTGCCGGCTCTGAGCCGTCGTGGTGATGGTGGCCGCGGCCGGGAGTGGGCCGGGACACCTGGTCCCCTGCGGCGGGAGGTCAAGTTGGCCGCCCGCAAGCTGGAAGCTGAGAGCCTCAACATCTCGAAGCTGATGGAGAAGGCGGAGGACCTGCGGAAGGCGCTTCGGGAGGAACACGCCTTCCTGCAGGGGCTGGCGCTGGAGAAGGGGCGCCCGCGCGGgaccccccgcagccccggccgccTCCCAGTGATGTACCAGGAGGTGACGGCTGAGACCTTCATGCAGCAGCTGCTTGACAG ggtggACGGGAAGGATGTGCCCTACGGGAGCCGCCTGGAGCACAAGCGGGAGCTGTGTGATCTTCGGCAGGCCCCCCCTGACACCAAAGACCCCCGGCTCTGCCGGCCACCCCGCAACGGCATCGTGGGACACCTGCGGGAGCCCCCCGACAAG GTGCCCGACGTGGGGCTCCGGGACGAGCTGCCGTTGGATGAGAGCTTGTCCAAGTCTGGGACATCGCAGCACTTTGCCA CCTGCGGGTCACTGACACGGACGCTGGACAGCGGGATTGGGACCTTCCCACCCCCCGACTATGGAGGGGTGCCAGCCAAGAGCACCCCCAAACCGCGGGGCCGCCCTGAGCCGCTGCCTGGTGCTGTGCTGGCGCGGCCGCCCGCCATCACCAAAGTGCCGCGCAAGGCCCGGACGCTGGAACGGGAGGTGCCCAGCgccgaggagctgctggtggctggcAAACACCGGAGCGCCCCAGCATGccgcccgctgcccccccccagcccacatGGCCACCATGCCAGTCCCCAAG ACGCGGGGGATGATGCCGGGAAGCCGCGGCGCATCCAACAGAGCAAGAATTGGACCTTCCCCAATGCCAAAGTCTGCGGTGCCGCCGaccccttcctctgcccccccacggggctggaggggctgcatCGTCCAGCACTG gcgcCTGTGTGCAGTCCTGCAGGGCATCGAGGGGCGTCCCCAGAGGcccccccaccactgccccccACCCTGAGCGCCAGCAGCAGCCGGACGCCCAGCGCCTCGGATGTGGGGGATGAGGGCAGCACAGAGGCCCGGTCACGGGAtggggggcacggcccccctgggCTGGAGCACTCGGAGTCACTCAGCGACTCCCTCTACGACAGCCTCTCCTCCTGCGgcagccagggctga